A region from the Leptospirillum ferriphilum ML-04 genome encodes:
- the ilvN gene encoding acetolactate synthase small subunit — MSETRKHYIQIIVENRFGVLSRVAGLFSARGFNIDSLSVAPGLDTSVSQMTIETQGDDHVVEQIIKQLNKLIDVIKVVNLSEFSFLTRETLLIRVNTNTRPGDREEAFRIVEIFRARIVDSSPTTYTIEVTGDEDKIEAILNFLKPLGIKEVIRTGKVAIAREDQKFGSKNATRLSDGEVSYHR, encoded by the coding sequence GTGTCCGAAACAAGAAAGCACTATATTCAGATTATTGTCGAAAACAGATTTGGTGTGTTGTCCCGGGTTGCAGGACTTTTCAGTGCCAGGGGATTTAACATCGACAGTCTTTCGGTTGCTCCGGGTCTCGATACCAGCGTCTCCCAGATGACGATCGAAACCCAGGGAGATGACCACGTTGTCGAACAGATCATCAAACAGCTCAATAAGCTGATTGATGTCATCAAGGTTGTGAACTTGTCCGAGTTTTCTTTTTTGACAAGGGAAACCCTCCTCATCAGGGTCAACACAAACACCCGGCCGGGAGATCGGGAGGAAGCCTTCCGGATTGTGGAAATTTTTCGGGCCCGAATCGTCGACTCTTCTCCGACGACGTATACCATCGAGGTGACCGGTGATGAGGATAAGATTGAAGCGATATTGAACTTTTTGAAACCTCTCGGAATCAAGGAAGTGATTCGGACAGGAAAAGTTGCCATTGCCCGGGAAGATCAGAAATTCGGCTCCAAAAATGCAACCCGGCTTTCTGACGGAGAAGTCAG